The Mytilus trossulus isolate FHL-02 chromosome 13, PNRI_Mtr1.1.1.hap1, whole genome shotgun sequence genome has a segment encoding these proteins:
- the LOC134695495 gene encoding complement C1q-like protein 4, which produces MSNELIVLILCVFASVKSQQRHLLVEEDLALQVQKLTERLIKLEDCVKQRGVAFTATLGDHRTNLTLHEILHYDHVMTNEGNSFSGVTGMFTAPYDGVYVFDVTIGVNGNGATDVSIVKNGVYLQRVYGHATTNWETATASVTVHLNAEDHVYVKNSNYNHGLIGHDLTTFSGFMVQPDCAL; this is translated from the exons ATGTCGaatgaattaattgttttgatacTATGCGTCTTTGCGAGCGTTAAAAGCCAACAAAGGCATCTACTTGTTGAGGAGGATTTGGCACTCCAGGTGCAGAAACTTACGGAGAGATTAATCAAGTTAGAAG ATTGTGTAAAGCAACGAGGAGTTGCATTTACTGCTACTTTAGGTGATCATCGTACAAATCTCACACTTCACGAGATTCTACATTATGACCATGTTATGACAAACGAAGGCAACAGCTTCAGTGGCGTTACTGGAATGTTCACTGCACCTTATGATGGAGTGTATGTGTTTGACGTCACTATTGGAGTTAACGGAAATGGAGCGACTGATGTTTCCATTGTAAAAAATGGCGTATATCTCCAAAGAGTTTACGGACATGCTACTACGAATTGGGAAACTGCTACTGCTAGCGTCACGGTTCATTTAAATGCTGAGGATCATGTTTACGTAAAAAATTCCAACTACAATCACGGTTTGATTGGCCACGACTTGACGACATTTAGTGGTTTTATGGTTCAGCCAGACTGTGCTCTATAA